GATCAGAAAGCATCACCTCGTCCCAGAGCCCCAGCTTTTTCAGATCGTATACCAGATATTTGTGTACGGTGGTGAAATCACCGGACAAATTGGCTTTGACGTACAGATTGGTGAAGGAAGGTTCGATGCTCGCGGAAACACCCACGATGTTCGAGATGGTTGCGGTTGGCGCAATCGCCAGGCAATTGGAATTACGCATGCCGTACTGCCTGATGCGCTCGCGCAGCGCGCCCCATTCCAGAGTGGATGTGCGGTCTACCTCGACAAATCCGCCCCGTTCTTCAAGCAGCAGATCGAGACTATCCTGAGGCAGAATGCCGCGATCCCATAAACTGCCCCGGTAAGAGGCGTAACGGCCGCGCTCTTCGGCCAGTTCGGTCGAAGCCCAATAGGCGTGGTAGGCGACCGCTTCCATTGCGTGATCGGCAAATTCCACCGCCTCGTTAGAAGCGTAGGGGATGCGCATCATGTGCAGGCAGTCCTGAAAACCCATGATCCCCAGTCCTACCGGACGATGCTTGAGATTCGAATTGCGCGCCTTCGGCACGGCGTAGAAGTTGATATCGATCACGTTGTCCAGCATACGCATGGCGGTGCGTACTGTCCGCTTGAGCTTGCCTGCGTCCAGTTCACCTCCATCATTGATGTGGGCGGCCAGATTGACGGAACCCAAATTGCACACGGCTATTTCATGCTCGTTTGTATTCAGTGTGATCTCGGTGCAGAGATTGGAGCTGTGCACCACGCCAACATGGTTTTGAGGGGAGCGAACATTGCAGGCGTCCTTGAACGTGATCCAGGGATGGCCGGTCTCGAAGAGCATGCTGAGCATCTTGCGCCATAACTGTTGCGCGGGAATCTTTTTGTGCAGGCTTAGCTCGCCTCGCGCCACTTTCTCCTCATAGGCAAGATAAGATTTTTCAAACTCTTTGCCGTATTTATCATGGAGATCGGGTACATCGGATGGAGAAAACAGCGTCCATTCACCTCCTTCCATCACGCGTTTCATGAACAAATCGGGAACCCAGGTGGCCGTATCCATATCATGAGTACGGCGGCGGTCATCGCCGGTGTTCTTGCGCAGCTCCAGGAATTCCTCGATGTCCAGATGCCATGATTCCAGATAGGCGCAGACCGCGCCCTTGCGCTTTCCCCCCTGGTTCACCGCGACCGCGGTGTCGGATACCACTTTCAGAAACGGTACGATGCCTTGCGATTTACCGTTGGTGCCCTTAATGCGCGCGCCCATTGCGCGGACTGGCGTCCAGTCGTTCCCCAGCCCCCCGGCGTACTTTGCCAGCAGCGCGTTTTCCTTGATGGATTCGTAAATACCATCCAGATTATCAGGCACTGTCGTGAGATAGCACGAAGATAACTGCGAGCGTCGGGTGCCGGAATTGAACAAGGTCGGCGTGGAGCTCATGAAATCGAAGCTCGACAGCACGTGGTAGAACTCGATGGCGCGCCCTTCCCGGTCGATTTCGTTCAACGCCAGCCCCATCGCCACACGCATGAAGAACGTCTGCGGCAGTTCAATGCGGTGTTCGCGCACGTGCAGGAAATACCGGTCATACAGGTTTTGCAGGCCCAGATAGCC
The window above is part of the Nitrosospira sp. Is2 genome. Proteins encoded here:
- a CDS encoding ribonucleoside-diphosphate reductase subunit alpha, yielding MQLATDHTARPTVTGYEFSSALSGQDSRYSQYKIIRRNGSVAAFEPSKISIAMTKAFIAVNGGQGAASARVREVVARLTDDVVNALIRRQPSGGTFHIEDIQDQVELALMRSGEHDVARAYVLYREDRARKRAQQKEMAAAEAANVLNVLENGHKTQLDTNRLLTLIESCCEDLGDVVNAPLILKATLKDLYDGVPMDEVRRSLVLSARALIEKEPAYSYVTARLLLHSLRFEVLGEEALQQEMAERYETYFPEFIKRGIEAELLDERLAQFDLPRLAKVLDSSRDLKFGYLGLQNLYDRYFLHVREHRIELPQTFFMRVAMGLALNEIDREGRAIEFYHVLSSFDFMSSTPTLFNSGTRRSQLSSCYLTTVPDNLDGIYESIKENALLAKYAGGLGNDWTPVRAMGARIKGTNGKSQGIVPFLKVVSDTAVAVNQGGKRKGAVCAYLESWHLDIEEFLELRKNTGDDRRRTHDMDTATWVPDLFMKRVMEGGEWTLFSPSDVPDLHDKYGKEFEKSYLAYEEKVARGELSLHKKIPAQQLWRKMLSMLFETGHPWITFKDACNVRSPQNHVGVVHSSNLCTEITLNTNEHEIAVCNLGSVNLAAHINDGGELDAGKLKRTVRTAMRMLDNVIDINFYAVPKARNSNLKHRPVGLGIMGFQDCLHMMRIPYASNEAVEFADHAMEAVAYHAYWASTELAEERGRYASYRGSLWDRGILPQDSLDLLLEERGGFVEVDRTSTLEWGALRERIRQYGMRNSNCLAIAPTATISNIVGVSASIEPSFTNLYVKANLSGDFTTVHKYLVYDLKKLGLWDEVMLSDLKYFDGSLSKIDRVPADIRTLYATAFEIEPQWLIEAAARRQKWIDQAQSLNIYMAGVSGKKIDETYKLAWLRGLKTTYYLRSLAATSAEKSTIDAGSLNAVSAEGNMTGMSAMVPTTDVKLCAIDDPGCESCQ